In the Colletotrichum higginsianum IMI 349063 chromosome 7 map unlocalized unitig_7, whole genome shotgun sequence genome, one interval contains:
- a CDS encoding Choline dehydrogenase yields MRVRMKASRHVIFAAASVVSAELHGRQTGTIGDSYDYVIVGGGTAGLTLASRLSSDPSTSGFAPGTRYDWNLTSVAQESLQGQVVNLTQGHAVGGSSTVNAMIFDRGMPSNYDAWAALGNDGWDFGSLLPYFKKSERFTPASPENTALFDMTYDPDCHGFEGPVQSSYLAWSHPNNSLPYPDLSNFLNAMEGLGISTPDDQGCNPLGAYLTTHSIDPRNQSRSSARTAHYDSILGRANLHIATGQQATKVLFDTSGEKPRAQGVEFSAGPDSVVQRVTAGKEVIVSTGALNTPKLLQLSGIGPATVISQFGIASIVDLPGVGANLQDHPFGLTLASLSDGVPGNYELDNATFDAEQRDLYYSERRGRWTDTIAEALAFIPLFNFTTLEAANRLLSAIDGTSFLPPGTDETVVAGYEKQLEQLHRMHQSRSTAGMELLYVDGGRSVVNILMHPLSRGTVLINSSDPFLPPLIDPRYFSHPYDGQVLVESLRFNRELLATAPIQALGAVETLPGAATQSDEEILTFIKGVTSTEFHYSGTCAMLPRALGGVVGSDLKVYGVDGLRVVDASIMPLVPSAHTQATVYAIAEKAADMILGQRT; encoded by the exons ATGCGTGTGAGGATGAAGGCGTCAAGACATGtcatcttcgccgccgcctcggtgGTCTCGGCGGAGCTCCATGGCAGGCAAACTGGGACAATCGGAGATTCCTACGACTATGTCattgtcggcggcggcactgCCGGATTGACgcttgcctccagactgtCGAGCGACCCATCAA CTTCTGGCTTCGCGCCGGGAACCCGGTACGACTGGAACCTGACTTCCGTCGCGCAGGAGTCGCTGCAAGGGCAAGTCGTCAATCTCACACAGGgccacgccgtcggcgggaGCAGCACGGTCAATGCCATGATATTCGACCGCGGCATGCCCTCGAACTACGATGCGTGGGCCGCGCTGGGAAACGACGGCTGGGACTTTGGGAGTCTTCTGCCCTATTTCAAAAAG AGCGAGAGGTTTACTCCAGCATCGCCAGAAAACACAGCTCTGTTTGATATGACATATGATCCGGACTGTCACGGTTTCGAGGGGCCGGTTCAGTCAAGCTACTTGGCTTGGTCGCATCCAAATAACAGTCTGCCCTACCCAGACCTTT CAAACTTTCTAAATGCTATGGAGGGCCTGGGCATCAGCACCCCGGATGATCAGGGCTGCAATCCGCTCGGCGCATACCTCACAACCCACTCCATCGATCCACGCAACCAGTCCAGGTCAAGTGCAAGGACTGCTCACTACGATTCTATCTTGGGAAGAGCCAACTTGCACATAGCTACGGGCCAACAGGCAACAAAGGTGTTGTTTGACACGAGCGGCGAAAAACCAAGAGCACAAGGGGTTGAG TTCTCAGCCGGTCCAGACTCCGTCGTACAAAGGGTGACAGCAGGCAAAGAAGTAATCGTATCCACGGGCGCCCTAAACACCCCGAAGCTCTTGCAACTGTCTGGTATCGGCCCTGCGACGGTGATATCCCAGTTTGGGATTGCGTCCATCGTCGACCTACCCGGAGTCGGGGCCAATCTCCAGGATCACCCATTTGGGCTCACGCTCGCCTCTC TGAGCGACGGAGTCCCCGGGAACTACGAACTGGACAATGCAACTTTTGATGCCGAACAGCGGGATCTGTACTACTCCGAACGCAGAG GGCGCTGGACGGATACCATTGCCGAGGCTCTTGCTTTCATCCCCCTTTTCAACTTTACTACCTTGGAGGCGGCCAACCGTCTCCTCTCTGCTATTGACGGTACCTCGTTTCTCCCTCCAGGCACTGATGAGACCGTAGTCGCTGGCTACGAGAAACAACTGGAGCAACTGCACAGGATGCACCAGAGTAGGTCCACGGCCGGGATGGAGCTCCTCTacgttgacggcggccgctCGGTGGTGAACATTTTGATGCATCCGTTGAGCAGAGGAACGGTACTCATCAACTCATCCGACCCCTTCCTACCGCCGCTGATTGACCCGCGTTACTTCTCTCACCCCTACGACGGCCAAGTCCTGGTGGAGTCGCTGCGATTCAACCGGGAACTCTTGGCCACAGCGCCTATACAGGCGCTGGGGGCCGTGGAAACGCTTCCTGGGGCCGCAACGCAGAGCGACGAGGAGATCCTGACTTTCATCAAAGGAGTCACGTCGACGGAGTTTCATTATTCGGGGACCTGCGCCATGCTGCCGAGGGCTCTCGggggcgtcgtcggctccgATCTCAAGGTCTACGGAGTTGACGGGTTGAGGGTCGTGGATGCGAGTATCATGCCTCTCGTACCATCGGCGCACACGCAGGCGACGGTGTATGCCATTGCTGAGAAG GCGGCGGACATGATTCTAGGACAACGAACGTGA